In the Betaproteobacteria bacterium genome, GGTGAGCGGCGTGGCCCGGAAGGACCAAGCGTGAAGGACTTGCAGGCCAAGATCGGGCAGCTTGCGATGGAGCGCTAATGCGGTGCACCGCATTAGCGCTCCATGGTGAGCTCTCCCACCTTGGCTTGCAGGTCGCGAATCCGACGCTCGGCATCCTCGGCAACGGGGTTGCCGTTGTCGAAGACCTCGCCGGCGTGCTCAAGGAGCTGCTTGCGCCACGTCGCGATCTGGGTGGCGTGTACGCCGTGGCGTGAGGCGAGCTCGGCGAGGGTTGAATCGCCCTTCAATGCCTCCAAGGCAATTCGAGCTTTGAACTTCGCTGAGTGGTTCCTGCGTGAACGTTTCGTCATGGTGACTGCTCCTCAAAATCGGCATCGCTGCCGCTACGATAGAGCAGTTCATCCACTTAACCAGAACCCATTTCGTGTCCGAATAAACCGAGCCACCTCTCGCCTCGGCTGCCGTGCGTCGAATTAGGTACTGGAATCGGATTCGTCCAGAAAGCGGTCGAGCAACTTGTGGAAGCACGCGACGGTGGGCTCCCAATTGCCCAGCATCGCCTGCTCGCCGGCATCGTCGTAGTTGTCGCCTGGTCGTGGCCGCAACGGCATGAAGGCCGGGAGGCCGTAGCGCATCGCGAGGCAGTTGACCCACAAGCGGGCCGTGCGGCCGTTGCCATTCGCGAACGGATGTATGCGCACCCACTCCGCGTTCACCCACGCGCAGAGTTCGACGACTGCCGCGACCTGATCCGCATTCGGCCCTGAACCCGGTGCTATTAGATCGTCGAGATACCGAATCACGGCTTGTAGCCGTCGATTGAAGTCTTGCAGCGCACCCGGCACATCGCCGGCTCGTACGCCGTAGCGGCCATCGACATGAACCTGCACAAGCTCCAGGCCGGGCTCGCCCCGGAACGCGCCTATGTAGCTCGGGTCCTCGGGCTGAAGGTCGCGCATAATCTCGCGCTGCCAGCCGCGCGCGGTTTCGACCGTTACGGGTTTGCGCTGCGCGCCGTCACGACGGACCGAGCGCAGAAGCGCAGCGAGGTTGCGGCGAAGCTCGGGACTGTCCGCGTCCCAATCAGGAAGCATTCAGGAGCCGATGAACCTCGGCCTGGACAGGACCTGCACCTTGCGCTTGCGGCGGCTCCACCAACCGGCCATTAACCAGTTCGCCGATGACGACCTTGCCCTGGGCGGGATCGTTCTTCCCCATCCGCGCCTCAGCATCCACGACGCTCTTGATGGCGCGCTCGAACTGTGGATCGCGCTGGCGATAGGCACGAAGCTTGGCGATCGTTCCCTCGAGATCGCGTTCGACTTCGCGGCTCCGACGATCGACATAGTCTTTCACGGCCTCGTTGACCAATTGATTCATCGGGCGCTTGAGCACCCGGCTCAGGTGCTCCAACGCTGCCTGTGCCGGCGGTACGATCCGAAATGTGGTCGGTTTGCTAGCCATGCGGGGGAGGGTAACGCTTTCTCGTGGTTGGCGTCAATCCAATAAAATGCCATCGTTTTTGATGTCACTCTATAGGAATGATATCAAATATTGGCGCGCCGAATTCAATGGTCCAATCCGCATGTGCTACGCGCTCAATGCGCCGTGCTGTGCAGCGCGGCGCACCGGACGCGTCGACGAGCTGCCGCAAGCGCGCGCAAACCGCTGCCGCAGCGTGAAACGGTGATGCTGCTGCCATCACAAAGACGATGGTATCGAGGTCCGTTTCATGTGAAGAATCCCCATCCTTGCAGGCGCTCTTCAGCTTGCAGCTCGACATGGCCGCGGTGATTGCGTTTGCGCCGTAGCAACGATCCGCCGCTCATGTCCTGCGCAAGGTTCGACGCGCCTCCATGCGGCGCTGCCTGCCGGCTAGCGCGCCACGCCGAAGCGTCGCCGATAGTCGCGCGGCGACAGGCTTGTATGGCGTTTGAACAGACGCCGGAACGTGCTCTCGTCTCCGTAGCCGACGCGCTCGAGGACGTCGCTCATGCGCAGCCGCGTGTTCTCGAGCAGCGCCTTGGCTGCCTCGACGCGCAGCTTTTGCACGTAGATCTGCGGACTGTCGCCGGTGCATTCCCTGAAGTGACGTCCCAGCGTGCGTGAGCTGACGGCAACGTGTCCAGCGATCTCCTTCACGCTCAGCTCGCGCCGCAGATTGGCCTTGATCCAGCGCTCCGCGCGCGTGATCAGCGGATCGTAGCGGCGTGCGTGGTCGAGGATCATGAACGGCGCCTGCGAGCGACGCTGGTCGTCGAGCACGGTATAGCGCGCGCAAGTGCGCGCAACGTCTCGCCCGGCGAACCGATCGATGAAATGCAGCGCCAGATCGAAATGCGACATGCCCGAACCTGAGCACACGACGCGATTGCCGCGCGTGACCATCGCGGCCAGATCGAGCTTCACTTTCGGATAACGCTGCGCGAACGCCGAAGAAAGCCACCAGCTCGTGGTGGCGGGCTTTCCATCGAGCACGCCGCTTTCGGCCAGCAGGAAGCTGCCGTTGCACGTTGCCGCGAGCGTCGAACCTGCCTCGCATTGCGCCCGAAGCCACGGCAGCAGCCGGCCGTATCGTCGCACCGCCGCGATCAGCGGTTCCAACTGCGGTGAGCCGAACGCGGGAATCACGATTACCTTGCCCGGTGTCTGCCGACCGATGCGGCCGTCGACGGCAAGCATGCCGCCGTTTGACGCACGAACTGCCTTGCCGTCGAGCGAAATAACTTCCCATTCGAACGGCGCCGGGCGACCGAGACGGCCCGCGACCATGTTGGCCGTCTGCAGCAGATCTATGAAGCCGATCACGTTGGAAGCGAAACAGCCGTCCAGCGCGAGCAGTGTGATTCGATGCGTCATCGTCGTGTCCGACCTTGCACGATAAATGGCGGATGCGCCTCTCACCTTCCGCGCCCGCGAGCTGTAGCCTTTCTCGCACGACGTCGATGCACGACGCACGACGCGGGCCCAACAGACGAAGGAGTCTCATCATGCCACTCGTTCAAGTCAAGCTGATCGAACGCGTTTTTACTCCGGCGCAGAAGCAGCAGATCGTCAAGACCCTGACCGACGCGATGGTGTCGATCGAAGGTGAAAACATGCGCCCGGTCACCTGGGTCATCGTGGAGGAAGTCAGTAGTGGCGACTGGGGCATTGGCGGCAAGCCGATGACGACCGAAGACGTGAAGCGGCTAGCCGCGGGACAGTGAACGCCATGGCCGCTTCTATCTCCCCGCTCGCGCAGCGCAGCGCCAGCTGCGCTGCGCGAGCGGTATCGCACACACGCCGAACAGGCCCGCATTCGCAAACGGGCGTGGACGGCATGGGCCGGTGGTGACGAAGCGGTTCATGGAAGCGTCGTTGCCGGCGAGGACTACAACGTCGCGTGGTGATTCGGTATCGATCGCGCGATCGGCGGCGATCACGACGCGCCCAATCCCGCCGAGATGCTCTGCGCGGCGCTCGCTGCATGCGAGCACGCGACCATTCGCATGATCGCCGATGTGCTCGGGGTCACACTGGAGCGGCTCGACGTCGAAGTCACCGGAACGGTCGACGTGCGCGGCTGTCTGGCCATCGACCGCCAGCTGCGCGTCGGTTTCCCCTCGCTCGAGTGCCGGGTCGATCTGGCTGTGGCACCCGGTACCTCCGCGGCTGTGCGAGAAGTTGAGAACCGGTGTCGAAGCACAACACCGCGTCCGCCGCAGTGTGGGACGCAGGCGGTGCCGCACGAGCGCCTCCGCACCGAGTTCGGCGTAACGATGCCCCGCGACTACCTCGTGACGCTCGGCGTGCGTCGATGAGCCGTGATGACTCTTGACCGCATCTCCTGCGCGGCCATGCATGCGCGACGATGAAAGGGACCCTTCATGCTTGCCTTCAGATTGCTGATGTCCTGCGCTCTGGGACTGACTTTCGCGCTGACCGGAACTGCCTGGTCAGCCGAACCGATCGGCAGATCGAACACAACGCCGGCTCCCTCTGCTTCGAATGCGAAGGAGTCGACTCCGAGCGGCGAGACCATCGTGCGCTGGAGCAGGAACATCTTCGCCCTCCTCACCACGCTCGACGACGGCGCGCCGGCCGGACTGCGGATCAATCGCGAGCTGGCGATTGTCCACATCGCGATGCACGACGCGGTCAATGGCGTGGCGCAGAGATTCGAGCGCTACGCGCTCGACAGCAGCGACCCTCGGGCCGATCCAGCGCTGGCAGCCGCTGCCGCCGCGCACGCGACACTCCTTGCGTTTCGCCCCGCCAAGGCCGCGCAAGCCGACGAGTTTCTGCAGATGGATCTCGCCCGACAGCACCGTGCGCACGGCGGACCAGACCGCTGCGGTGCACTTCTGGTTTCACCAGACGCAGTTCGTCTGGAACGACATCGCACGCACCGTGGCGAGCGCACACGACAAGGGACTGTGGCGCACGGCGCGCGTCTTCGCGCTCGTCAACATGGCGTTGATGGACGGTCTCATCGCGCTGTTCGAAACCAAGTATTTCTACAATTACTGGCGGCCCTATACCGCGATCCGCGAGATCGACGACGGCCGCAGCGACACGGAGATGGATCCGCACTGGCTGCCGCTGCTCAACACGCCGGGCTACCCGGAACACGGCTCCGCACAGGCTACGACCGCGGCCGCGGCGGCGTTCATGCTGGAGAAGGTCTACGGC is a window encoding:
- a CDS encoding transposase, which produces MTKRSRRNHSAKFKARIALEALKGDSTLAELASRHGVHATQIATWRKQLLEHAGEVFDNGNPVAEDAERRIRDLQAKVGELTMER
- a CDS encoding helix-turn-helix domain-containing protein, giving the protein MTHRITLLALDGCFASNVIGFIDLLQTANMVAGRLGRPAPFEWEVISLDGKAVRASNGGMLAVDGRIGRQTPGKVIVIPAFGSPQLEPLIAAVRRYGRLLPWLRAQCEAGSTLAATCNGSFLLAESGVLDGKPATTSWWLSSAFAQRYPKVKLDLAAMVTRGNRVVCSGSGMSHFDLALHFIDRFAGRDVARTCARYTVLDDQRRSQAPFMILDHARRYDPLITRAERWIKANLRRELSVKEIAGHVAVSSRTLGRHFRECTGDSPQIYVQKLRVEAAKALLENTRLRMSDVLERVGYGDESTFRRLFKRHTSLSPRDYRRRFGVAR
- a CDS encoding 4-oxalocrotonate tautomerase: MPLVQVKLIERVFTPAQKQQIVKTLTDAMVSIEGENMRPVTWVIVEEVSSGDWGIGGKPMTTEDVKRLAAGQ
- a CDS encoding phosphatase PAP2 family protein, with amino-acid sequence MRRSRLRAARPSCAGAGTSSPSSPRSTTARRPDCGSIASWRLSTSRCTTRSMAWRRDSSATRSTAATLGPIQRWQPLPPRTRHSLRFAPPRPRKPTSFCRWISPDSTVRTADQTAAVHFWFHQTQFVWNDIARTVASAHDKGLWRTARVFALVNMALMDGLIALFETKYFYNYWRPYTAIREIDDGRSDTEMDPHWLPLLNTPGYPEHGSAQATTAAAAAFMLEKVYGKNVAFTITTATAQPPGSTRTFANFAAAVSEGADSRIWAGIHFRSATGKAARQQGKAVGAYLFRHFLRKSS